One Nicotiana tomentosiformis chromosome 1, ASM39032v3, whole genome shotgun sequence genomic window, CGTGAACAACACATCACTTTAATTATACTCCACTAATCTTGACTGCATGCAAAGGTTACGTGAAGGGTGAACAACTTAGACCTTAATCAATATTCAAGATCAGCAGTCAGCCACCAATCCTTTTACCTTAATTCTCGGTTGCCGGCGTGCCTCCATTCATTAAGGAAGAAACCTTCATTATAAAGCTTAGTTATGGGTGTGCTTTTACCTTTACTTTCAAATCATTTCTTAATTAATTTACTAATTAACTTTATTCTCTGCACCCCTATCGAGACAGGTGTTTGATTAACAATTTATTGCACATGGATGCTGCTTCATTGATAATCAAATTTCATGTTATATTTCTCATACTCCTACTAGTTTGTTCTAATAGTAATTCAACTTTAACCATGGCTGCCAATGACTCTAGTTCAGGAGGACCTACGAATTTTTCTACGGCCATTCTTATTAGAGTAGACCAATCTGGTCAAGGAGATTTCAAGAAAATCCAAGACGCTATTGATGCTGTTCCATCGAATAATTCAGAATTATTCTTCATTTGGGTTAAGCCAGGGACTTATAGGTTTGTGTTTATCATTTTGTAATTTTATAATATCTTGTATTTTTACCTGTTGTAATAGGTAATCTGTCTTCATATTTTTCGACTTACGTATCTTTTTTATGTGCGGTCAGACATAGTTATCATTTAGGAAGCATGATAATGTAAAAATTacataagtaaatatatatattttttttttaatctatttttcatggAGCAGAGAGAAGATTGTGGTTCCTGGTGATAAGCCATTCATAACGTTGAGTGGAACTGAGGCATCTAACACCATAATTACATGGAGTGACGGTGGAGATATTACTGATTCTCCTACACTAACTGTATTAGCTTCCGATTTTGTTGCAAGATATCTAACAATTCAGGTAATAACGTGTGCTTAGGATTTTAACTCATATAGGATGACTCTGCAAAGACATTTTATATTATTAGGTCATTTTAACATGTCGTAGCAGGTAATCTGCCTTATTTTCCAGGTTACTAAGTCCATATAATTGTTTCAAAATGTAGAATTCATTCGGAACAAGTGGAAAAGCTGTAGCACTAAAAGTTAAAGGAGATAGAGTAGCATTCTATGGTTGTAGAATTCAATCGTACCAGGACACTTTGTTAGATGATGCTGGGAGGCATTATTATAGCAACTGCTATATTGAAGGGGCCGTTGATTTCATTTTTGGAAATGCAGCCTCTCTCTATGAAGTGAGTTCTCGTAATTCATGAATTATCATTTTTTTTTCGACTCGGTGTAGTTTACATGTTAGTTGCCATCTTATTCATGTTACTTATACATATTTTCATAGATTAATGATCTATACATTTATAATAAATGATCTTATTCTGCAAATAATTTTTACCTTATCAGTGCATATATTTGTGTCTCACGggttaggggtaaggtctgtgtacactctaccctccccataccccactcgTGGGAttttactgagttgttgttgttgttccggTGCATATATCTGTGTAGTAATTTTGTTTCTTTGTAATATTTGGCAGAGATGCCATATTCATTCAGTTGCAGCAGGAGCAATCACTGCTCAAGGAAGAGAGTCCCCTTTAGAAAATACAGGATTTACTTTTTTGGGTTGCAAGATAACAGGGACAGGAGGGAGCACTGCATTAGGAAGGCCATGGGGTTCATATTCAAGGGTGGTATTTGTCTACACATTTATGTCCTCTATCATACAGCCTGAGGGATGGAATGACTGGGGAGATTCTAGCAAGCAAAGGTAACATTCATAGAAACTTAGTCACATAATTGAATAAAAGGTTCAAATTTGTCGCTCTTAATTTTACATTCCGTTATACTTTAGAACTATTCATACCCTTATCAAATTTCTTTGGTCTATTTTGCTTTGTGGAAGCACTGCATATTATGGTGAATACAAGTGTTATGGAGCAGGGGCTAATAGATCAAAGAGGGTGGGTTGGTCACGTAGCCTATCGAATGAGGAAGCTGCACCATTTCTGACCAAGAATATGATCGGAGGGCGAAGTTGGTTAAGGCCTGCACCTACCCATTTCAAGAGACGTTCAACTATTGTCACTCCCACTGGAGGAAACTAAAATCAACTACGACCAtcactagatatatatatatcaaaagaaGAAGACTACTCAAGATCAATTCCAGCTTATCTCTTGTGAAAATTTTCAttctttaattattaaaattgatTTCTTGAGGCCATGTATATCTCGTAGATAGTACTCTTACACGTACCTCCAAGAGATATTCACGATTAAAGTATACATGTTTTTCCTATTTCAGTAGTTGTAGTAGTTTAGTAGCTGGTTCTAATGAAAAAGAGGAACCGTCACCATCACCTTTGTCACAACTTAATTGACTTTCAAGGTCAAATGTTTATCTTAAAAATGGCAGCTCCATGCACTAAACTCTCGCTATGCCCAGGGTCCAACGTAAgattaccctgcatttctgcaagaggttgtttccacgctCGAACCTGTGACCTCCTAAACACAtgacagcaactttaccagttacgccaagatTCCCCTACAAGGTCAAATGTTTATCTAGTTTAATAAAAAAAGCTTGAGTTTCGTGAAAGATGGCACTATCTAATTTAAACGACATCATAGAATATGAAAAATAATGAGGTTAATCTTTCCAACACTGGCCTTGTAAGTTGTAAATGACATCACAGAATACAAAATGATGAAGATCTAATGGGTAGCAAGGACAAGCCAAAAATCTTGATCAGATTCAATAATTCCCAATCTCAAATTGTAATGTAGGAGTATCATTTCCAATCCATTTTACATACAAGCAGTTGATGAACAGAaatcatcaaaatccaaaatagccTTCGgacaacaaacaaacaaacaaaagcaTGATGTACTGAAAAGAAGAAACAAATAGGAAGTAAAACGGATAGAAGTCCAAAGCCCTTAAACCTGAATTCAAAATAGAATTGCAATAAGGCATAGCAACAAGAAAACCAGCACCACTGCGCCAATCCAACAAGCCCAAGTCGTCCTCCTCTTCATTCGTTTAGCACGATCTAGCTCCTTCATCCCATCATTCACATATCCACCAGCATTAACCACATTTTGCTCAATATTATTCATTTGATCACCTTGTGTCTCAACCATAACAGCCATATCAAGAAACACTTGGTGCAACTCAATCAAACTCTTTTGTATCTCCTTTACAGCTTCATCCCTTTCCTCCTTTTCTACTTTCCCCTCAAAAACCCTTTCTTGCATCATTTTTTCGATCACTTCCTCACTCGGTTCCTCCCCGTTAGCACTACAGTACTGTCTCCTTAAACCTTCTTTATGTTCCGCTACAATGTTTTCCCTTAGGTATTGAAAATCATTCATCATATCCCTCAGTCTAATTCTCAAACCATTAGTCACTGAAATCCTCGTTCTATCAACCGGGCTTCCTTCTTTATACGCCCCACGATTTTCAAGATTGGATTTATCAAGCAATTCAAGTCTTGTTTTGATGATTTTCGCCTTCCTAAGAACAGTGATAATGTCAGAGTTAATCTGATCTCTAAGGCCTTGAAGAATTTTAGCACTCGGGGCCGACTTGGTTTTTACATTAAGGTCTTGAAGATTGAAAAGAAGCTTGTTAATCTCCTCCATATCAGACTTAATAGCAGCAACTTCTTCAAAGAATTTTGAGAGGTTTCTTTCATCAGCCGGGTCGAGTTGACCCATTTCAATGTCAGGTCCTGCTTCAAGGTCTAACATTGCTTGCTTCTTCAAATCAACGTAACTTAAGAACGATTTCGTCATGAGATCGTTCATCTTTGCGACAATTTTGCGAACACCTAGATAGAGAAAAGAGCTGAGATATCAAATTCTGTCCCTAATCCTAAAATAATTCAAGAAAATTCcaattttgtgattttttgagttttacttATCAGTTACTACAAAATTTCCTTAGAAAACAAAGACAGAACATAAGCAAACATTGTACACTCAATTTTTCTTAGTACCATTACATACCACTTACATTCCCCAGTTTTCAGTTTCAAAGTTGCAAGTAATTCCAAAATTGGGGTACATAAAAACAGCAACAGAACAGCATTAATAAGTACTAAAAAACATCAAAAATAACTAATACAAGTTGCATCCATTTATATGAATTATCAATACCCATTTTTGGTATTACCCAATTCAGCAAAGAAATACTAACATTTattgaaatttaaaaatttaaaaccaTAAAAGAAAAAGTAGAAGTTTATGATGAAAGATTGCAGGGTAAAGAAAAGAAGAGCACCTTTTGAGACGTTTGTCTAACTCTGTGTTGGAATTCCCAAAGAGTGTGAGAAATGAAAGAGTGAAGAATTTGGGGTGATTTAAGGGTTAATTCAAAAGCGGTGCTGCCTTTAAAGTTTTGAACTCTGTTTTCAAATTAGAAGTTGATAAAAGAAGGAAGAGAGGAAATATAGCCGTTGTGTTTCGTAACGTAATTAAGCTAAGGCTCGCAATTGTAAATCTCCACATTTGGAAAGTTATTGATAAATTTTCTAATTAATTTTTGTAAGAATAAATTTTTTTAACTTAATATGCTATTGAAAAATGAATTACTTGAATTTGTATAAAGCAAGAGTTGATTGATACTTAAAATGGATAGTAACTAAAACATGTTGCGACCAaataattaaagaatttaaatttCATGCACCGACAGTGTATAATATTTTTACGctataaaaatattatatgtaattgttataaaaaataaaattagtaaagtcaaaacaaaaataattattacatgctGCAACAAATTAAAATAGATTGATAGTGTAAAAAAAACCTACATTTgtcaatatatataaattaaattcttAATTAAATTGATCAAGATGGTTACATTTGATACCCTAAACTTTGACATTAAAGTTTACCCATTTTCGTTTGGTAAATAAAGAAAATGTAAGAAGTCAATAAACATTGTCCTTAAATGGCATTTTAAAAGTTATAAAATGAGTACCTAGATGAAGGATATTTATATTCTATAAAGAAGAAAGGACATTAAAGTTTTGCCCATTTCCGTTTGGTGAATGTATCTTCACCAAAATTGTCAATTTATTTACGTAAAATATCTATTACATCGATGATAAGAACAAGAAACAGTGTTAACTCTGCATACCGACATGTTTATCTCACCATATGTTTGTTAACTTAAGGCCATCTCCAATGCTGCTGCATTTTGCCATACCGCAGTCagttttttgagaaatttggctCTAATGCTCTCCCATTTTTGCTTCAAAATGAGGGATGAATAGTGTCGCTTTAAATTTGGAGTGACATTATTTATCTCCACCattattattttctattattttattattatttttattatttaactcttttaatttatttttttatatatacctAACTAtatttatgtaatatctttataatattaattttacatcttaactttggcgtataattttgataaattaattttcgtgcatttattatttttatgtaatatAGTTTTACAATTGTTGCAGGACCATCACGTTTTTGGAGAAAAGAAGTGCTACATGATATAATAACTACATGTATTATACCGCACAACATAATAATCGAGGATGAGCGTGATTTTAATGTACCAATTCAAGATGATTGGGAATGTCCACCTCCAACGGTAGAAATGGTAGTAGATGAAAATCactgatttgaataatttttagCTCGACACAAAAGAATTAAGGACAAAGATGTTCATTTTGCACTTCATAATGCATTAATAGATCATTTATGGGAGCATACTAGAGGTGGAAGTTGAATATTTGTGTAGtatttaatctaaattttatcataattaatatgtatttaattatcttgtatctcaatgatttcacttttatttgaattatccgttaatatatataatctataatatttgcttataaattatattatttaaaaaattatg contains:
- the LOC104113039 gene encoding syntaxin-112-like gives rise to the protein MNDLMTKSFLSYVDLKKQAMLDLEAGPDIEMGQLDPADERNLSKFFEEVAAIKSDMEEINKLLFNLQDLNVKTKSAPSAKILQGLRDQINSDIITVLRKAKIIKTRLELLDKSNLENRGAYKEGSPVDRTRISVTNGLRIRLRDMMNDFQYLRENIVAEHKEGLRRQYCSANGEEPSEEVIEKMMQERVFEGKVEKEERDEAVKEIQKSLIELHQVFLDMAVMVETQGDQMNNIEQNVVNAGGYVNDGMKELDRAKRMKRRTTWACWIGAVVLVFLLLCLIAILF
- the LOC104113040 gene encoding putative pectinesterase 11, with amino-acid sequence MDAASLIIKFHVIFLILLLVCSNSNSTLTMAANDSSSGGPTNFSTAILIRVDQSGQGDFKKIQDAIDAVPSNNSELFFIWVKPGTYREKIVVPGDKPFITLSGTEASNTIITWSDGGDITDSPTLTVLASDFVARYLTIQNSFGTSGKAVALKVKGDRVAFYGCRIQSYQDTLLDDAGRHYYSNCYIEGAVDFIFGNAASLYERCHIHSVAAGAITAQGRESPLENTGFTFLGCKITGTGGSTALGRPWGSYSRVVFVYTFMSSIIQPEGWNDWGDSSKQSTAYYGEYKCYGAGANRSKRVGWSRSLSNEEAAPFLTKNMIGGRSWLRPAPTHFKRRSTIVTPTGGN